One region of Actinomycetota bacterium genomic DNA includes:
- the pstC gene encoding phosphate ABC transporter permease subunit PstC, producing the protein MNLKRIKEKAIYYFFFLTGILAVIILLGIFLMLLLNGLQTFRDVRFSDFFFGTVWNPSAYGESSYGILSMIVSTFMVTLGAMIIAVPLGIGAAAYIAEIASQRTRDILKTIMGILAGIPSVVIGFIGIVLVGPFIARVFGLSSGLNALNGSILLAVMSLPTIISVSEDAIREVPKEYKEASYALGANRWMTLIKVTIPAAYSGIIVSIMLGIGRAIGETMTVLMATGNASAMPHSFFDSVRTITATIAIEMGEVPYGTTHYYALFAVGATLFLISLGVNLIAEIVTSKYRGAKV; encoded by the coding sequence ATGAACTTGAAAAGGATTAAAGAGAAAGCAATATATTATTTCTTTTTTCTAACAGGAATTTTAGCGGTTATTATTCTTTTAGGTATCTTTTTAATGCTTCTTTTAAATGGATTACAAACATTCAGAGATGTTAGATTTTCTGATTTTTTCTTTGGAACTGTCTGGAACCCTTCTGCTTACGGAGAATCTTCTTATGGAATTCTCTCCATGATTGTGAGCACTTTTATGGTTACTTTAGGTGCTATGATAATTGCAGTGCCACTTGGTATTGGTGCTGCTGCTTATATTGCTGAAATTGCAAGTCAAAGGACAAGGGACATTTTAAAGACAATTATGGGAATTTTAGCAGGGATTCCATCAGTTGTTATTGGTTTCATAGGAATTGTTTTAGTTGGACCTTTTATAGCCAGGGTTTTTGGATTGTCATCCGGTTTAAATGCTCTAAATGGTTCTATTCTTTTAGCAGTTATGTCCTTACCCACTATTATTAGCGTTTCAGAGGATGCAATAAGAGAAGTTCCAAAGGAATATAAGGAGGCGTCTTATGCACTTGGAGCAAATAGATGGATGACTTTAATTAAAGTTACGATTCCAGCTGCTTATTCAGGAATTATAGTATCCATTATGTTAGGAATTGGTAGAGCAATTGGAGAAACTATGACAGTTTTAATGGCTACTGGAAATGCTTCAGCAATGCCACATAGTTTTTTTGATTCTGTAAGAACAATAACAGCTACAATAGCTATTGAAATGGGGGAGGTTCCTTATGGTACAACCCATTATTATGCATTATTTGCTGTTGGTGCAACTCTTTTTCTAATAAGTTTAGGAGTTAATCTAATTGCAGAGATAGTGACTTCTAAATATCGAGGTGCTAAAGTATGA
- the pstA gene encoding phosphate ABC transporter permease PstA, with amino-acid sequence MKLKRLRGIIGFSLLRLSALVVVLILSIIVFDIAIKGFRAISLTFLFDFPKEGMTKGGIFPAIIGTIFVTVITTLFSIPLGISAAIYLSEYAVEGRLTRLVSAAIRNLAGIPSIVYGLFGVVIFVQGLNFGTSVLSSGLTLGLLTLPWIIATSEEALKIVPQSYREGSLALGATKWQTIRSNVLPYAFPGILTGSILGLSRAIGETAPILFTGVAFFLPWLPSSVFDQFMALPYHIYILSTQHHAIEQVRPLAYGTTLVLIAIVFLLNLAAIIIRYRLGRKYKI; translated from the coding sequence ATGAAACTAAAGAGATTAAGAGGGATAATAGGATTTAGTTTACTCAGACTCTCTGCTCTTGTCGTTGTATTAATATTAAGTATTATTGTATTTGATATTGCCATAAAAGGATTTAGAGCTATTAGTTTGACCTTCTTGTTTGATTTTCCTAAAGAAGGAATGACTAAAGGAGGAATATTTCCAGCAATTATTGGAACAATATTCGTAACAGTTATAACTACACTATTTTCAATTCCACTTGGTATTTCAGCAGCAATATATTTGAGTGAATATGCAGTAGAGGGAAGACTTACTCGTCTTGTTAGTGCTGCAATTAGAAATTTAGCTGGTATTCCTTCAATTGTTTACGGTTTATTTGGTGTAGTAATATTTGTGCAAGGATTAAATTTTGGGACATCAGTATTATCCTCAGGACTTACTTTAGGATTATTAACATTGCCTTGGATTATTGCTACTTCTGAAGAGGCTCTTAAAATTGTACCACAATCATATAGGGAAGGATCTTTAGCTTTAGGTGCGACAAAGTGGCAGACTATTCGTTCAAATGTTTTACCATATGCATTTCCTGGGATATTGACAGGCAGTATCTTAGGACTTTCAAGAGCAATAGGGGAGACCGCTCCAATTCTTTTTACTGGTGTTGCTTTCTTCCTGCCTTGGTTACCTAGTTCAGTTTTTGATCAGTTTATGGCTCTTCCTTATCATATATATATTTTATCCACACAGCATCATGCTATTGAACAGGTTAGACCCTTGGCTTATGGCACAACTTTAGTATTAATAGCAATAGTATTTTTGTTAAACTTAGCCGCCATTATCATAAGATATCGACTTGGAAGAAAATATAAAATATAA
- the phoU gene encoding phosphate signaling complex protein PhoU, whose product MVREVFQEKLKELEKEIIEMGEMVITAINRSIEALKSRDLDKAKNIINDDLLINKRRWDIEEKCINLISTQQPVATDLRTLITILNIITELERMGDHAEGIARVVIMYGDKPLIKPLIDIPRMAEKVNSMIKRSLEALIKRDENTAREICSEDDIIDNLHEQVYRELITFMLEDPKKITGSTYLIWVSRHLERIADRVTNICERIIYLVTGVMEEIEVSRY is encoded by the coding sequence ATGGTAAGAGAGGTTTTTCAAGAAAAATTAAAAGAACTTGAAAAGGAAATTATTGAAATGGGAGAGATGGTAATTACTGCTATAAACCGTTCTATTGAAGCACTAAAGTCTCGTGATCTGGACAAAGCTAAAAATATAATAAACGATGATCTTCTCATAAATAAGAGAAGATGGGATATTGAAGAAAAGTGCATCAATCTAATATCCACTCAACAACCTGTAGCTACTGACTTAAGGACATTAATCACAATTTTAAATATCATTACGGAATTAGAACGTATGGGTGATCATGCTGAAGGAATTGCAAGAGTTGTTATTATGTATGGTGATAAACCATTGATAAAACCTTTAATTGATATTCCGAGAATGGCTGAAAAAGTTAATAGTATGATTAAAAGAAGTCTTGAAGCATTAATAAAAAGAGATGAAAATACTGCAAGAGAGATATGTAGTGAAGATGATATAATTGATAATCTTCATGAACAGGTTTATCGTGAACTTATAACCTTTATGCTTGAAGATCCAAAAAAAATCACTGGTTCTACATATCTAATATGGGTTTCTCGTCATTTGGAAAGAATTGCTGACCGTGTTACTAATATTTGTGAGCGCATAATTTATCTTGTCACAGGTGTTATGGAAGAAATAGAAGTCTCAAGATATTAG
- the pstB gene encoding phosphate ABC transporter ATP-binding protein, with protein sequence MDKIVMKDLSLFYGENKVIDKINLYIPENKITAIIGPSGCGKTSLLRSINRLNDLIPNARVKGQILFNEKDINADDADVVAIRRKIGMIFQKPNPFPKSIFENVAFGLKIDGIKNKREITEIVEKSLRDSGLWGEVKFQLNSSALELSGGQQQRLCIARTLAIQPEVILMDEPCSALDPTSMLKIEELMKELKEQYTIILVTHNMQQASRVSDFTGFLYMGKIIEFGDTNQIFTRPKEKLTDDYISGRFA encoded by the coding sequence ATGGATAAGATTGTGATGAAGGACTTGAGTTTATTCTATGGTGAGAATAAGGTCATTGATAAGATAAATCTGTATATTCCAGAAAATAAGATTACTGCAATCATTGGTCCATCAGGTTGTGGAAAGACCAGTTTATTAAGATCTATAAACAGACTAAACGATCTTATCCCAAATGCAAGAGTCAAAGGACAAATACTTTTTAATGAAAAAGATATAAATGCAGATGATGCTGATGTTGTAGCGATTAGAAGAAAAATAGGGATGATTTTCCAGAAACCAAATCCTTTCCCAAAATCAATATTTGAAAATGTTGCTTTTGGACTTAAAATTGATGGTATCAAAAACAAAAGAGAGATTACTGAGATAGTGGAAAAAAGTCTGAGAGACAGTGGTCTTTGGGGGGAGGTTAAATTTCAACTTAATAGTTCTGCTTTGGAACTTTCTGGAGGGCAACAACAGAGATTATGCATTGCCAGAACTCTTGCTATTCAACCGGAAGTTATTTTAATGGATGAACCCTGTTCTGCTTTAGATCCCACAAGTATGTTAAAGATAGAAGAATTAATGAAGGAACTAAAAGAGCAATATACTATTATATTAGTTACTCATAATATGCAACAAGCATCAAGAGTTTCAGATTTTACTGGATTTCTATATATGGGTAAAATTATTGAGTTTGGAGATACAAATCAAATATTTACTAGACCCAAAGAGAAACTTACAGATGATTATATTAGTGGTCGTTTTGCATAA
- a CDS encoding phosphate ABC transporter substrate-binding protein, whose translation MLAGCARREASDAFIQIKGSDTEVNLVQRLAEEFMKDHQIYIAITGGGSGTGIASLINKQTDIANSSRAMKDEEIKLAKDNGVDPVAIVFALDGLALIVHESLPVESLTLDEISQIYRGEVTNWKEVGGPDLGISMYGRQSNSGTYIYLRDNVIKGDYSPKVRSMNGTAQIVEAVRKDKAGIGYVGIGYIIDDKGNTLSGIKSLEIAKDINSPFVSPLDPENVKSGLYPIVRPLYQYTDGKPKGNILNLILFELSDRGQDLVMKEGYYPVTSEYMEINESLGIFE comes from the coding sequence CTAGAAGAGAAGCTAGTGATGCCTTTATCCAGATTAAAGGCTCAGATACAGAGGTTAATCTTGTTCAGAGGTTGGCAGAAGAATTTATGAAGGATCATCAAATTTATATTGCAATTACAGGAGGAGGGTCTGGAACAGGAATTGCTTCCCTAATTAACAAGCAAACAGATATAGCGAATTCCTCTCGTGCTATGAAGGATGAAGAGATAAAGTTGGCAAAAGATAATGGGGTTGATCCAGTAGCCATTGTTTTTGCCTTAGATGGATTGGCTCTGATTGTGCATGAAAGTCTTCCTGTAGAATCTTTAACACTTGATGAGATAAGTCAGATTTATAGGGGAGAAGTTACTAATTGGAAGGAAGTAGGTGGTCCTGATCTTGGAATTTCAATGTATGGTAGGCAAAGCAATTCAGGAACATATATCTATTTAAGGGATAATGTAATTAAGGGAGATTATTCTCCTAAGGTTAGAAGTATGAATGGAACTGCACAGATTGTAGAAGCAGTTAGAAAGGATAAGGCAGGAATTGGGTATGTGGGCATTGGTTATATAATAGATGATAAAGGCAATACATTATCTGGAATAAAATCTTTAGAAATAGCAAAAGATATAAATTCTCCTTTTGTTTCTCCTTTAGATCCTGAGAATGTGAAATCTGGACTTTATCCTATTGTAAGACCCCTATATCAATATACAGATGGTAAACCCAAGGGCAACATACTAAATCTCATACTTTTTGAATTAAGTGATAGGGGACAGGATTTAGTTATGAAGGAAGGTTACTATCCTGTAACATCTGAATATATGGAAATTAATGAAAGCTTAGGAATTTTCGAATAA